In the genome of Microbacterium endophyticum, one region contains:
- a CDS encoding condensation domain-containing protein codes for MRLTNVAQMILPAGRLHTYATEITADFGAELPISFDQGRHVALGDRAGSWMAVALRLPSAVPHSDLATAWHAVISRHGTLQTAFTNEPNGDVSLNRVEVSHGVWREYPVASGRATRDVLRDVLDEACSPFSRPSHLLCLVEPEADDRPVVVIGSDHSHVDMWSLLIIVRDLMSALASVHDGEDPTLAPAATFAEHTTVLERMPPAPAEIGARWDRILDAGDGLMPVFPLPLGDVSVPQAEVVEVRDVLDSAEVRVFEAEAAAAGVRPTALALSVLTQVTRDMSGQPLRAVFPVHSRHEARWLDAVGWFITNAVIECVEASPKACAGAVKDALALGSYPLAPIFAPYGGMPQGPGMFAISWLDTRRLPEVAPDLGIQYVSASIRTDGVMIWFIVNDSGLHLRCRYPETPEARTNVGGWLDRIEHALRAAVAPESS; via the coding sequence ATGCGCCTGACAAATGTCGCCCAAATGATCCTCCCAGCCGGGCGGCTGCACACTTATGCCACCGAAATCACAGCAGATTTCGGTGCTGAACTGCCTATTTCTTTTGACCAGGGGCGCCATGTGGCGCTCGGAGATCGCGCCGGATCTTGGATGGCAGTCGCGCTTCGCCTGCCTTCCGCTGTGCCCCACAGCGACCTCGCCACGGCGTGGCACGCGGTTATATCGCGACACGGCACGCTGCAGACCGCGTTCACGAACGAACCGAACGGCGACGTCTCACTCAACCGCGTTGAGGTCTCACACGGCGTGTGGCGGGAGTATCCTGTCGCTTCGGGGCGTGCGACGAGAGATGTCTTGCGTGACGTTCTCGATGAGGCATGCTCACCGTTCTCGCGCCCATCGCATCTCCTGTGCCTCGTTGAACCCGAGGCCGACGACCGACCCGTCGTCGTGATCGGTTCGGATCATTCGCACGTCGATATGTGGTCGCTGCTCATCATCGTGCGTGATCTCATGAGCGCGCTTGCTTCGGTTCACGACGGCGAAGACCCAACCCTCGCACCCGCGGCGACTTTCGCCGAGCACACCACGGTGCTCGAGCGGATGCCACCGGCCCCGGCCGAAATCGGAGCCCGCTGGGACCGCATCCTCGATGCCGGTGACGGCCTTATGCCGGTGTTTCCGCTCCCCCTCGGCGATGTCTCCGTGCCGCAGGCCGAGGTCGTCGAAGTTCGCGATGTGCTCGACAGCGCTGAGGTTCGGGTCTTCGAGGCAGAGGCCGCGGCAGCGGGCGTTCGGCCGACCGCACTTGCACTTTCGGTGCTGACGCAGGTGACGCGCGACATGAGCGGGCAGCCCCTGCGTGCGGTGTTTCCGGTGCACTCTCGCCACGAGGCACGATGGCTCGATGCCGTGGGATGGTTCATCACCAACGCTGTGATCGAGTGTGTGGAGGCGAGCCCGAAAGCCTGTGCGGGAGCGGTCAAAGATGCTCTCGCGCTGGGTTCGTATCCGCTTGCCCCGATATTCGCTCCCTACGGCGGCATGCCGCAAGGGCCGGGGATGTTCGCGATCTCGTGGCTCGACACCCGGCGGCTCCCCGAAGTCGCACCGGATCTCGGGATTCAGTATGTCTCGGCGTCAATCCGCACCGACGGCGTCATGATCTGGTTCATCGTCAACGACTCCGGCCTTCACCTGCGCTGCCGCTACCCCGAGACTCCCGAGGCCCGCACAAACGTCGGAGGATGGCTCGACCGTATCGAGCACGCGCTCCGCGCCGCTGTGGCGCCCGAGTCCTCGTAG
- a CDS encoding alpha/beta fold hydrolase codes for MPKLDVGGAVLDYDIVGDSGPLVVQLHGLTSSRERDTQLGLNLGRALRGHRVLRYDARGHGHSTGSFHSADYGWDRLAEDLVRVIDHVAPGEQVHGVGPSMGTGTLLHAVTQHPDRFASLTFAIPPTAGKTRVAQADTYLSHAELIEREGREAWVEMGSLSPAPPAMADAPKTLPEVDEHLLPTVLRGAAATDIPARKTIVRLDVPTLILAWTGDKSHPLTTAKRLNRLIRGSRLVVARTPYGIMAWPGLFAEHVTTAADHRR; via the coding sequence GTGCCGAAACTCGATGTCGGTGGAGCCGTGCTCGACTACGACATCGTGGGGGATTCTGGGCCGCTCGTTGTGCAGTTACACGGGCTGACGTCGAGTCGCGAACGCGATACTCAGCTGGGATTGAATCTTGGCCGGGCGCTCCGGGGACACCGTGTGTTGAGATACGACGCACGCGGTCACGGGCATTCGACAGGGTCGTTCCACAGTGCCGATTACGGCTGGGATCGGCTCGCCGAAGACCTCGTGCGTGTGATCGATCACGTGGCTCCCGGCGAACAGGTGCACGGCGTCGGCCCCTCGATGGGCACGGGAACCCTCCTGCACGCTGTGACGCAGCATCCGGATCGGTTTGCGAGTTTGACGTTCGCGATCCCGCCGACCGCGGGAAAGACCCGAGTTGCACAGGCCGACACCTATCTCTCGCACGCCGAACTCATCGAGCGCGAGGGGCGCGAAGCATGGGTCGAAATGGGCTCACTGTCGCCGGCACCTCCCGCGATGGCTGATGCGCCCAAGACGCTGCCCGAGGTCGACGAGCACTTGCTGCCGACGGTGCTTCGTGGCGCCGCGGCGACGGACATCCCTGCGCGCAAAACGATCGTGCGTCTCGACGTGCCTACGCTGATTCTGGCGTGGACAGGCGACAAATCACACCCGTTGACGACGGCGAAGCGCTTGAACCGCCTGATTCGCGGTAGTCGCCTTGTCGTGGCACGCACTCCCTACGGCATCATGGCGTGGCCGGGGCTGTTCGCCGAGCATGTGACGACAGCGGCCGACCACAGGCGGTAG
- a CDS encoding peptide MFS transporter, which yields MTTADPSHDVEDTADHDARFFGQPWALAHVFGVEMWERFSFYGMQGILLIYLYYSAAQGGLGIDEAVATGIVGAYGGAVYLSTILGAWIADRLLGSERVLFYSAIVIMFGHIALAALPGIPGVTVGLILIAVGSGGLKANATSVVGALYSEEDTRRDAGFSLFYLGINLGAFFGPIFTGLLQTSMGFHWGFGLAAVGMGIGLIQYSIGRKGMPASARIVPNPLPKNKRVRMIAIGVAGLAVIIALILIGVIRADNLSTVVIIVTLAAAIAYFAVIVASRQITSIERSRVFGFIPLFIVSVGFWSLYQQQFTVLTIYSDKRLDRSLFGWEMPVSWVQSINPIFIIILSGVFAALWTKLGKRQPSTPVKFGLASIVMGVAFLLFLVWANGGENTTPLLAIVGILFVFTVAELLLSPIGLSVSTKLAPHMFKTQMVALFFLSVALGTAVAGWCAQFYDPTNEVPYFTVLGVIAVALGGALLLSVKPVLALMKGVR from the coding sequence ATGACCACAGCTGACCCCTCTCATGACGTCGAGGACACCGCAGACCACGACGCCCGCTTCTTCGGCCAACCGTGGGCGCTCGCTCACGTGTTCGGCGTGGAGATGTGGGAGCGCTTCAGCTTCTACGGCATGCAGGGCATCCTGCTCATCTACCTGTACTACTCGGCAGCGCAGGGCGGCCTCGGAATCGACGAGGCCGTTGCCACCGGAATCGTGGGAGCATACGGCGGTGCCGTCTACCTCTCCACCATTCTCGGAGCGTGGATCGCAGACCGTCTACTCGGGTCGGAGCGGGTGCTGTTCTACAGCGCTATCGTCATCATGTTCGGCCACATCGCCCTCGCGGCGCTCCCCGGTATCCCGGGAGTCACCGTCGGCCTCATCCTTATCGCCGTCGGTTCGGGCGGGCTGAAAGCAAACGCCACCTCGGTAGTGGGCGCTCTCTACAGCGAAGAAGATACGCGACGGGATGCCGGTTTCTCGCTGTTCTACCTCGGGATCAACCTTGGCGCTTTCTTCGGCCCGATCTTCACGGGTCTGTTGCAAACATCCATGGGCTTCCACTGGGGCTTCGGGCTCGCCGCAGTCGGAATGGGGATCGGCCTCATCCAGTACTCGATCGGGCGAAAAGGGATGCCGGCATCCGCTCGCATCGTTCCGAACCCACTGCCGAAGAACAAACGTGTGCGGATGATCGCAATCGGGGTTGCCGGGCTCGCGGTCATCATTGCGCTCATTCTCATCGGGGTGATTCGCGCCGACAACCTGTCGACGGTCGTGATCATCGTCACTCTCGCGGCAGCGATCGCATACTTCGCAGTCATCGTCGCCTCACGACAGATCACATCCATCGAGCGCTCGCGTGTGTTCGGTTTCATTCCGTTATTCATCGTGAGCGTGGGGTTCTGGTCGCTCTACCAGCAGCAGTTCACCGTGCTGACGATCTACTCGGATAAGCGCCTCGACCGGAGTCTCTTCGGTTGGGAGATGCCGGTCTCGTGGGTGCAGTCGATCAACCCCATCTTCATCATCATTCTTTCGGGCGTCTTCGCGGCTCTCTGGACGAAACTCGGCAAGCGTCAGCCGAGCACTCCCGTAAAATTCGGGCTCGCATCGATCGTCATGGGAGTGGCGTTCTTGTTGTTCCTCGTGTGGGCAAACGGCGGCGAGAACACCACCCCACTCCTGGCGATCGTCGGCATCCTGTTCGTCTTCACCGTGGCGGAACTCCTGCTTTCACCCATCGGGCTCTCGGTGTCGACGAAACTTGCGCCCCACATGTTCAAGACGCAGATGGTGGCGCTGTTCTTTCTCTCGGTCGCCCTCGGCACAGCCGTCGCCGGCTGGTGCGCGCAGTTCTACGACCCCACCAACGAGGTTCCGTACTTCACGGTTCTCGGCGTCATCGCGGTGGCACTCGGCGGCGCGCTGCTGCTTTCGGTCAAGCCGGTGTTGGCCTTGATGAAGGGCGTGCGCTGA
- a CDS encoding GNAT family N-acetyltransferase: MTGLPAGMAIREITTVADVAAAAAVLREVWRTDRDAVPTNLMIALAHTGNYVFGLYDDERLVGASVAFFAAPAARSMHSHITGVLPEYQSSGLGRMLKQHQRAWALARDVGAITWTFDPLVARNARFNLAVLGARVTSYVVDMYGPMNDGVNRGDETDRILVSWAVAAAPAKTPEQVAATVAVPADIQELRKSNPADAAAHRLRVRDELRAHLDAGLIIAGFDTRGYLLVAS; encoded by the coding sequence ATGACAGGGCTTCCGGCTGGGATGGCGATCCGCGAAATCACCACAGTCGCCGATGTTGCTGCTGCGGCCGCGGTGCTCCGCGAGGTATGGCGTACTGATCGCGACGCAGTGCCGACGAACCTCATGATCGCGCTCGCGCACACCGGAAACTACGTCTTCGGTTTGTACGACGACGAGCGCCTGGTGGGGGCATCCGTGGCGTTCTTTGCCGCTCCCGCTGCGAGGTCGATGCATTCGCACATCACCGGTGTGCTGCCCGAGTACCAAAGCTCGGGGCTTGGGCGCATGCTCAAGCAGCACCAGCGTGCATGGGCGTTGGCGCGGGATGTCGGCGCAATCACATGGACCTTTGATCCGCTGGTTGCGCGCAATGCGCGGTTCAACTTGGCGGTGCTGGGCGCCCGCGTGACGTCGTACGTCGTCGACATGTACGGCCCCATGAACGACGGTGTAAACCGCGGAGACGAGACCGACCGCATCTTGGTTTCGTGGGCTGTCGCTGCGGCGCCCGCGAAAACCCCCGAACAGGTTGCGGCAACCGTCGCTGTTCCCGCGGACATTCAAGAGCTCAGGAAGAGCAACCCCGCGGATGCCGCGGCCCATCGCTTGCGGGTGCGCGACGAACTGCGCGCCCACCTCGATGCGGGGCTGATCATCGCAGGGTTCGATACCCGTGGCTACCTGCTCGTCGCTTCTTGA
- a CDS encoding MFS transporter, with amino-acid sequence MPRQGAIVAVLAIAGMCSSFMFTLVVPIQSKLPELLHASRDDTAWVVTATLLAAAVITPISGRLGDMYGKRRIVLVLMATMILGSVIAAFSPGIVGIIVGRALQGAVVGVVPLGISILRDVLHKDRVDSAIALISATLGVGGALGLPLSAFVTEKADWHLLFWVAAALGSVVFVLVLWIVPVSVLRTAGRFDYTGAAGLAVGLIGILLAISRGNTWGWFSVTTLATGIGGILVLLVWGWYELRTKEPLLDLRVAARRPVLLTNIASVAMGFSLFASNISYPQILELPESVGGFGLSLIGASLIVMPSGIVMMVLSPFSGRIARTVGPKLLLILGAIALMAAYGFTLVLSAEVWQIFVANVLIGVGIGFGYAAMPMLIMRSVPQSETGASNGLNALFRSLGTSTAAAIVAAVLASSATVVDGVQIPSSSGFQASFVLGGVAALLALICAAFIPTRQTFEEKHPSLPE; translated from the coding sequence ATGCCACGCCAGGGCGCGATTGTTGCCGTTCTCGCGATTGCGGGCATGTGCTCGTCGTTCATGTTCACACTCGTCGTACCGATTCAGTCGAAGCTTCCGGAGCTCCTCCACGCGAGTCGAGATGACACCGCGTGGGTTGTGACAGCGACTCTTCTCGCGGCCGCTGTCATCACCCCGATTTCCGGTCGGCTCGGCGACATGTATGGCAAGCGCCGCATCGTTCTCGTGTTGATGGCCACGATGATTCTCGGCTCCGTCATTGCCGCGTTTTCGCCGGGAATCGTGGGCATCATCGTGGGCCGGGCACTCCAGGGCGCCGTCGTCGGCGTCGTGCCCCTCGGCATCTCGATCCTTCGCGATGTGCTGCACAAAGACCGCGTCGATTCAGCCATCGCACTGATCAGCGCGACGCTCGGTGTGGGTGGCGCGCTCGGTCTGCCGCTGAGCGCATTCGTGACGGAGAAAGCCGACTGGCACCTGTTGTTCTGGGTTGCGGCGGCCCTCGGCTCAGTGGTTTTCGTACTCGTCCTCTGGATTGTTCCCGTCAGCGTGCTTCGCACGGCAGGCAGATTCGACTACACGGGAGCTGCGGGGCTCGCCGTCGGCCTCATCGGAATTCTGCTCGCCATTTCGCGCGGCAACACCTGGGGCTGGTTCTCGGTCACGACTCTTGCAACCGGGATCGGCGGCATCCTCGTGCTGCTCGTCTGGGGCTGGTACGAGCTACGCACAAAAGAACCATTGCTTGATCTGCGGGTCGCGGCACGACGCCCCGTACTGCTCACCAACATCGCGTCCGTTGCGATGGGCTTCTCGCTTTTCGCTTCGAACATCTCGTATCCGCAGATACTGGAGCTACCCGAAAGCGTCGGCGGCTTCGGGCTCTCTCTAATTGGTGCAAGCCTCATCGTGATGCCGTCGGGCATCGTGATGATGGTGCTCTCGCCGTTCTCGGGGCGCATTGCACGCACGGTCGGCCCCAAGCTGCTCTTGATTCTGGGAGCGATCGCGCTGATGGCGGCCTATGGATTCACCCTCGTGCTTTCAGCCGAGGTCTGGCAGATCTTCGTGGCCAACGTGCTGATCGGCGTCGGGATCGGTTTTGGGTACGCAGCGATGCCGATGCTCATCATGCGCTCAGTCCCACAGTCCGAAACCGGCGCCTCCAACGGGCTCAACGCACTGTTCCGCTCACTGGGCACGAGTACGGCCGCAGCCATCGTCGCGGCCGTACTCGCGAGCTCCGCAACCGTCGTCGACGGCGTACAGATTCCGAGCTCCAGTGGGTTCCAGGCATCCTTCGTTCTCGGCGGTGTTGCAGCCCTTCTCGCTCTCATCTGCGCAGCCTTCATCCCGACGCGCCAAACCTTCGAAGAAAAACATCCGTCACTGCCGGAGTAA
- a CDS encoding IclR family transcriptional regulator domain-containing protein, protein MTEDEPLKDQPDVVQSFVRGLAVIRAFDAQHPHLSLSEVSRRADITRAAAGRFLRTLESLGYVRNRAGSYALTPRVLELGFSYLSALSLPEVLQPHLERLSHDVNESVSAAVLDGGDIVYVARVPTRRIMSVSILIGTRFPAHATSMGRVLLAGLAETDASAALGVADLRPLTDKTVTDARELAEELVRVRQQGWALVDGELETGLRSIAAPVFDRSGAVVAAINISASAAGCSLEQLRDIYAPALRETADAITREWSLV, encoded by the coding sequence ATGACTGAAGACGAACCCCTGAAAGACCAGCCGGATGTCGTGCAGTCGTTCGTTCGCGGGCTCGCCGTCATTCGCGCTTTCGACGCGCAGCATCCGCATCTAAGTCTCAGTGAAGTCTCTCGGCGCGCCGACATTACACGTGCCGCCGCTGGTCGCTTTTTGCGCACTCTCGAGAGCCTCGGTTACGTGCGAAATCGAGCCGGCAGCTACGCGCTCACACCCCGCGTTCTCGAGTTGGGTTTCAGCTACCTTTCGGCGCTTTCGCTCCCGGAGGTGCTGCAGCCGCACCTGGAACGTCTATCGCACGATGTCAACGAGTCGGTTTCGGCCGCGGTGCTCGACGGCGGAGACATTGTGTACGTCGCGAGGGTTCCTACGCGGCGCATCATGAGCGTCAGCATCCTGATTGGCACCCGTTTTCCGGCGCACGCGACGAGCATGGGTCGAGTTTTGCTGGCCGGACTGGCAGAAACGGATGCCTCGGCAGCACTTGGCGTGGCAGATCTTCGTCCGCTGACCGACAAGACCGTGACAGACGCGCGGGAGCTGGCCGAAGAGCTTGTGCGCGTGCGGCAACAGGGCTGGGCACTCGTCGACGGTGAGCTCGAGACGGGCCTTCGGTCGATTGCGGCTCCGGTCTTCGATCGTTCCGGTGCTGTCGTCGCGGCGATCAATATCTCCGCAAGTGCCGCCGGGTGCTCTCTTGAGCAGCTCCGTGACATTTACGCTCCCGCGCTTCGCGAGACCGCCGACGCGATCACACGAGAGTGGTCGCTGGTTTAG
- a CDS encoding thiolase family protein, with product MTETYIYDAVRTPFGRAGGALSGVRPDDLAAVVMRAAVERAGLDPARIDDVIFGDANQAGEDNRNVARFGALLAGFPSSVSGVTVNRLCGSAVEAVIQGSRAIASGDADIILAGGVESMSRAPYVVEKSPKPWPAVGNQTMWNTSIGWRMTNPALRAEWSISNGASAEKLAEIYGISRDAQDEFALQSHRLAAEAWANGFYDGEIVQVPGAELSRDEGIRADTTKEKLAGLKALFAKDGSVTAGNSSSINDGASAVLLGREGVIDGEPLARIAGRGVFGNDPDVFGVAPVEAANRALVRAGLTWADVDLVELNEAFASQSLACLQSWPDLDPAKLNVHGGAIAMGHPLGASGGRIIGHAAHELARRGGGVAVAAICIGVGQGLAVVLER from the coding sequence ATGACTGAGACCTACATTTACGACGCCGTACGCACGCCGTTCGGGCGAGCCGGTGGCGCGCTGTCGGGCGTGCGGCCCGATGACTTGGCGGCCGTCGTGATGCGTGCCGCCGTTGAGCGTGCGGGCCTTGACCCGGCGCGCATCGATGACGTGATCTTCGGCGATGCGAATCAAGCCGGTGAAGACAACCGCAACGTCGCGCGCTTCGGAGCGCTCTTGGCGGGTTTTCCCTCGAGCGTGTCGGGTGTGACGGTCAACCGCCTCTGCGGATCAGCCGTCGAAGCCGTCATTCAGGGCTCGCGTGCGATCGCCTCGGGTGACGCTGACATCATTCTCGCCGGCGGTGTCGAATCGATGAGTCGCGCGCCGTACGTCGTCGAAAAGTCGCCGAAGCCATGGCCCGCTGTCGGAAACCAGACGATGTGGAACACCTCGATCGGATGGCGCATGACCAACCCGGCTCTTCGAGCGGAGTGGTCGATCTCAAACGGCGCATCGGCTGAGAAGCTCGCCGAGATCTACGGCATCTCACGCGACGCTCAAGACGAGTTCGCGCTGCAAAGTCACCGACTCGCGGCGGAAGCCTGGGCGAATGGTTTCTACGATGGCGAGATCGTGCAGGTTCCCGGTGCGGAACTCTCTCGCGATGAGGGTATTCGCGCCGACACGACGAAAGAGAAGTTGGCGGGACTCAAAGCACTGTTTGCGAAAGACGGATCGGTAACCGCCGGCAACTCGTCGTCGATCAACGATGGTGCGAGCGCTGTGTTACTCGGACGCGAGGGAGTAATCGACGGTGAGCCGCTCGCTCGGATCGCCGGTCGTGGCGTCTTCGGCAATGACCCGGATGTCTTCGGGGTTGCACCGGTTGAGGCTGCCAACCGGGCCCTTGTCCGCGCCGGGCTCACGTGGGCAGACGTCGATCTTGTCGAGTTGAACGAGGCCTTCGCCTCGCAGAGCCTCGCGTGCCTGCAATCATGGCCCGATCTCGATCCCGCAAAGCTCAACGTGCATGGCGGGGCGATTGCGATGGGGCATCCGCTCGGGGCGTCCGGCGGACGCATCATCGGGCACGCCGCGCACGAGCTGGCCCGCCGCGGTGGCGGGGTCGCGGTCGCGGCAATCTGCATCGGCGTCGGGCAGGGTCTCGCAGTGGTCTTGGAGCGCTGA
- a CDS encoding glycine--tRNA ligase — translation MAEQSRLDKVIALARHRGFVFQAGEIYGGSRSAWDYGPLGTELKENIRRQWWQTFVRGRGDMVGLDSSIILPKRVWEASGHVATFTDPLVECLQCHKRFRADNLIEDFEARKGRKAENGLADIPCPNCGTKGQYTEPKAFSGLVKAYLGVVDDESGLYYLRPETAQGIFVNFSNVLTASRKKPPFGIGQVGKSFRNEITPGNFIFRTREFEQMEIEFFTPPEEAGEWFDHWVEACWNWFIDLGIDPENMRQFNVPEEDRAHYSAGTIDVEYRFGFTGKEWGELMGVANRTDYDLNSHSEASGQKLSYFDQASGASYTPYVIEPSFGLTRAMMAFLVDSYVEEEVPNAKGGTDTRTVLKLDPRLAPVKVAVLPLSRNEKLSPLAREVSENLRGAWNVDFDDAGAIGRRYRRQDEIGTPFCVTIDFDSLDDRAVTVRDRDTMAQERVSIDELYAYLAERLRGA, via the coding sequence GTGGCCGAGCAGTCCCGTCTCGACAAAGTCATCGCCCTCGCCCGCCATCGCGGGTTCGTCTTTCAAGCCGGCGAAATCTACGGCGGATCGCGTTCAGCGTGGGACTACGGCCCCCTCGGCACCGAGCTGAAAGAGAACATCCGCCGCCAGTGGTGGCAGACGTTTGTGCGCGGACGTGGCGACATGGTGGGTCTCGACTCATCGATCATCCTCCCGAAGCGCGTGTGGGAGGCATCCGGGCACGTCGCAACGTTCACCGACCCGCTCGTTGAGTGCCTGCAGTGCCACAAGCGCTTCCGCGCCGACAACCTGATCGAAGACTTCGAAGCACGCAAGGGCCGGAAGGCTGAGAACGGTCTCGCCGACATTCCGTGCCCCAACTGCGGCACGAAGGGCCAGTACACCGAGCCGAAGGCATTCTCGGGTCTCGTGAAGGCGTACCTCGGCGTCGTCGATGACGAGTCGGGCCTCTACTACCTTCGACCCGAGACCGCGCAGGGCATCTTCGTCAACTTCTCGAACGTGTTGACGGCGAGCCGCAAGAAGCCGCCGTTCGGCATCGGCCAGGTCGGTAAATCCTTCCGCAACGAGATCACGCCCGGAAACTTCATCTTCCGCACGCGCGAATTCGAGCAGATGGAAATCGAATTCTTCACTCCGCCCGAAGAAGCCGGTGAGTGGTTCGACCACTGGGTTGAGGCGTGCTGGAACTGGTTCATCGACCTCGGCATCGACCCCGAGAACATGCGTCAGTTCAACGTTCCGGAAGAAGACCGCGCCCACTATTCGGCCGGGACCATCGACGTCGAGTACCGCTTCGGGTTCACCGGTAAAGAGTGGGGCGAGCTCATGGGAGTCGCCAACCGCACCGACTACGACCTCAACAGTCACTCCGAGGCATCCGGTCAGAAGCTTTCGTACTTCGATCAGGCAAGCGGCGCGAGCTACACGCCGTACGTTATCGAGCCGTCTTTCGGACTCACGCGCGCCATGATGGCGTTCCTCGTCGACTCGTACGTCGAAGAAGAGGTACCGAACGCCAAAGGCGGCACCGACACTCGCACGGTGCTGAAGCTTGACCCGCGTCTGGCCCCCGTCAAGGTTGCCGTGCTGCCGCTGTCACGCAATGAGAAGCTCTCACCCCTCGCACGCGAGGTGTCAGAGAATCTGCGCGGCGCGTGGAACGTCGACTTCGACGACGCCGGTGCCATCGGTCGCCGCTACCGCCGCCAGGATGAGATCGGCACGCCGTTCTGCGTCACGATCGACTTCGATTCGCTCGACGACCGCGCCGTCACAGTGCGCGACCGCGACACGATGGCACAGGAACGCGTCTCTATCGACGAGCTGTACGCCTACCTCGCTGAGCGCCTGCGCGGCGCCTAG
- a CDS encoding catalase — protein sequence MPQLPESNDGTSIATNPSAEAELGSTTDTGAPAPSDRNSLTVGADGPIVLHDVHFLNQMAHFNRERTPERNVHAKGSGAFGHFETTGDVTAYTKAGLFQPGVKTEMLARFSTVAGEQGSPDTWRDPRGFALKFYTDEGNYDLVGNNTPVFFIRDTMKFPHFIRSQKRRGGNGLRDNNMQWDFWSLNPESAHQVTYLMGDRGIPASYRQMNGYGSHTYMWVNAAGEKCWVKYHFHSNQGVAGLTDQDATRIAGEDADFHRRDLYNSIEQGDFPSWTLSVQIMPYEDAKDYRINPFDLTKIWPHADYPLIEVGTMTLDRNPDNFFAQIEQAAFEPSALVPGIGFSPDKMLLGRAFAYSDTHRHRIGANYQQLPVNRPHVELNTYTQDGPMAYDHRGDDPVYAPNSFGRGYADNVGEVDPGWESDGPMVRQAYTLRAEDDDFSQAGSLVRDVWNDEQRAAFVKTVAGHLLGGVTGDVLERAFAYWKAVDAATGASIEELVREKADLGAPGAQPDAAKAAASDPITEPDTNAAK from the coding sequence ATGCCTCAGCTTCCCGAATCGAACGACGGCACATCGATTGCCACGAACCCCTCCGCTGAAGCGGAGCTCGGGTCAACAACAGACACGGGTGCGCCGGCGCCGAGCGACCGCAACAGCCTGACGGTCGGGGCCGATGGCCCGATCGTGCTGCACGACGTGCACTTCTTGAACCAGATGGCGCACTTCAACCGCGAGCGCACGCCGGAACGAAATGTGCATGCGAAGGGCTCGGGTGCTTTCGGACACTTCGAGACAACCGGTGACGTCACCGCGTATACCAAAGCGGGGCTTTTTCAGCCGGGCGTGAAAACCGAAATGCTCGCGCGCTTCTCAACCGTCGCCGGCGAGCAGGGCTCCCCCGACACCTGGCGTGACCCGCGCGGCTTTGCACTCAAGTTCTACACCGACGAAGGTAACTACGACCTCGTCGGCAACAACACGCCTGTCTTCTTCATTCGCGACACGATGAAGTTTCCCCACTTCATCCGTTCGCAAAAGCGTCGCGGCGGCAATGGTCTGCGTGACAACAACATGCAGTGGGACTTCTGGAGCCTGAACCCGGAATCGGCCCACCAGGTCACCTACCTCATGGGTGATCGCGGCATCCCGGCGTCGTATCGGCAGATGAACGGATACGGCTCGCATACGTATATGTGGGTCAATGCTGCGGGCGAGAAGTGCTGGGTGAAATATCACTTCCACAGCAATCAGGGGGTCGCCGGGCTCACCGACCAAGACGCCACTCGCATCGCGGGCGAGGATGCCGACTTCCACCGCCGCGACCTGTACAACTCAATCGAGCAGGGCGACTTTCCATCCTGGACGCTGTCGGTGCAGATCATGCCCTACGAAGATGCCAAGGACTACCGCATCAATCCCTTCGACCTGACGAAGATCTGGCCGCACGCGGATTACCCGCTCATCGAGGTCGGCACGATGACGCTCGACCGCAACCCCGATAACTTCTTCGCCCAGATCGAGCAGGCGGCGTTTGAGCCGTCGGCGCTCGTGCCCGGCATCGGTTTCTCACCCGACAAAATGCTGCTCGGGCGCGCGTTCGCCTACTCCGACACTCACCGACACCGCATCGGCGCGAACTACCAGCAGCTGCCGGTTAATCGCCCGCACGTCGAACTCAACACGTACACGCAGGACGGCCCGATGGCCTACGACCACCGCGGCGATGACCCGGTCTACGCACCGAACTCGTTCGGTCGTGGCTACGCCGACAACGTCGGCGAGGTGGATCCAGGGTGGGAGTCTGACGGCCCGATGGTGCGTCAGGCGTACACGCTGCGCGCCGAGGACGACGACTTTTCGCAGGCGGGGTCGCTCGTTCGCGATGTGTGGAACGACGAGCAGCGTGCGGCTTTCGTAAAGACAGTGGCGGGGCACCTGCTCGGTGGGGTCACGGGCGATGTACTCGAGCGCGCGTTCGCGTATTGGAAGGCAGTGGATGCCGCAACCGGCGCGAGCATCGAAGAACTCGTGCGGGAGAAGGCGGATCTGGGCGCACCAGGCGCACAACCGGACGCGGCAAAAGCTGCGGCATCCGACCCGATCACTGAACCAGACACCAACGCCGCGAAGTGA